In a genomic window of Sphingomonas lutea:
- a CDS encoding DUF2891 domain-containing protein yields the protein MRLDQALASRMAGIALGHVRNPYPYKMDHVLAGDEDARPPRHFHPIFFGSFDWHSCVHGWWTLLTLRRMYPDMAEAARIADLADDSFTRDKVAGERAYLDRPTSRGFERPYGWAWLLYLHLEATRHSDRPWASELEPLARAFADRFRDYLKILTYPIRVGTHFNTSFAIVLALEWADSFDPDLAAMMRERARGWFGGDRDCQAWEPGGDEFLSSALTEAYCMARVDEAGFAAWFAAFLPHLAQRQPATLFTPATVSDRSDGKIAHLDGLNLSRAWCWRGVAPLLPGDDAAIALHAAEEHLAAALPQISGDYAGEHWLASFALLALLQPAGAD from the coding sequence ATGAGGCTCGACCAGGCTCTGGCGTCGCGCATGGCAGGCATCGCGCTTGGCCACGTGCGCAATCCCTATCCATACAAGATGGACCATGTCCTCGCAGGCGACGAAGATGCGCGCCCGCCGCGCCATTTCCACCCGATCTTTTTCGGCAGCTTCGATTGGCACAGCTGCGTCCACGGCTGGTGGACGCTGCTGACGCTGCGGCGAATGTATCCGGACATGGCCGAGGCGGCGCGGATCGCCGACCTCGCCGACGACAGCTTCACGCGCGACAAGGTTGCGGGTGAGCGCGCCTATCTCGACCGCCCGACCAGCCGCGGGTTCGAGCGTCCCTATGGCTGGGCGTGGTTGTTGTACCTGCACCTCGAAGCGACGCGTCACTCGGATCGGCCGTGGGCATCCGAGCTGGAGCCGCTCGCGCGCGCCTTTGCCGACCGTTTCCGCGATTATCTCAAGATCCTGACCTATCCCATTCGCGTCGGCACGCATTTCAACACGAGCTTTGCGATCGTCCTCGCCCTCGAATGGGCGGACTCCTTCGACCCCGACCTTGCGGCGATGATGCGCGAGCGCGCACGCGGCTGGTTTGGCGGCGACCGCGATTGCCAGGCATGGGAGCCGGGCGGCGACGAATTCCTATCCTCAGCGCTGACCGAAGCGTATTGCATGGCGCGCGTCGACGAAGCGGGTTTTGCGGCCTGGTTCGCCGCTTTCCTTCCGCACCTCGCGCAGCGTCAGCCCGCAACCCTGTTCACGCCTGCAACCGTCAGCGACCGGAGCGACGGCAAGATCGCGCATCTCGACGGCTTGAACCTCAGCCGCGCCTGGTGTTGGCGGGGTGTCGCGCCGTTGCTGCCCGGTGACGATGCCGCGATCGCCCTACACGCGGCCGAGGAACATCTCGCCGCCGCGCTGCCGCAGATTTCCGGCGACTATGCCGGGGAACACTGGCTGGCGAGTTTCGCGCTCCTCGCGCTGCTTCAGCCCGCGGGCGCCGACTGA
- a CDS encoding efflux transporter outer membrane subunit, whose amino-acid sequence MRRAGSILALLASGCATMEPRYVAPNSAIPPSWPVGDAYLRQSEAALPAVTYTQLFQDRRLQTLIAQALANNRDLAVAAANIAAARERVRIQRANQLPQVDASGGAEIRAAEDSSADASFNLGAGVSNFEIDLFGRLRSLTNAERARYFATEAGARATRITLVADIASAWLAHAADQSLLLIARQTAESAEKSVRLTRIRLEGGIAPRTDLRQAELILTQAQADLAQQRTAVAQDINVLQLLVGGPIDPALLAPNIEQAAGTIAALPPGIDSYILLRRPDVLEAEYQLRAANAQIGAARAALFPRISLTGLAGLASSALTSLFTGGAFAWSAGANVSYTIFQAGAGRANVRLTEAQRNAAVATYQKAVQTAFREVADALARRGTLNDEISARQRQRIAASDTYLLTEARYRAGIDNFLASLDAQRSFYSAQRALVQTQLTAAQNSVDLYEALGGDALLQSAPAG is encoded by the coding sequence ATGAGGCGCGCCGGTTCAATCCTTGCCCTGCTGGCCAGCGGCTGCGCGACCATGGAACCGCGTTATGTCGCGCCCAATTCGGCGATCCCGCCGTCATGGCCGGTGGGTGATGCCTATCTGCGCCAGAGCGAGGCCGCCCTTCCCGCGGTCACCTATACGCAGCTGTTCCAGGATCGGCGGCTGCAGACGCTGATCGCGCAGGCTTTGGCGAACAACCGCGACCTTGCCGTCGCCGCGGCCAACATCGCCGCGGCGCGCGAGCGGGTGCGCATCCAGCGCGCCAACCAATTGCCGCAAGTCGATGCCAGCGGCGGCGCGGAAATCCGCGCCGCCGAAGATTCCTCAGCCGACGCCAGCTTCAACCTCGGCGCCGGTGTGTCCAATTTTGAAATCGACCTGTTCGGCCGGTTGCGGTCGCTGACCAATGCCGAGCGCGCACGCTATTTCGCCACCGAAGCGGGCGCGCGCGCAACACGCATCACCCTGGTCGCCGATATCGCCAGCGCTTGGCTGGCGCATGCGGCGGACCAGAGCCTGCTGCTGATCGCACGGCAAACCGCCGAGAGCGCGGAGAAGAGCGTGCGCCTGACCCGCATCCGGCTTGAGGGCGGGATCGCGCCGCGCACCGATCTGCGCCAGGCCGAGCTGATCCTGACCCAGGCGCAGGCCGACCTCGCGCAACAACGCACCGCCGTCGCGCAGGACATCAACGTGCTTCAGTTGCTGGTCGGCGGGCCGATCGATCCGGCACTGCTCGCGCCGAATATCGAACAAGCGGCGGGAACAATCGCTGCGCTTCCGCCGGGAATCGACAGCTATATCCTGCTGCGGCGACCCGATGTGCTTGAAGCCGAATATCAGTTGCGTGCCGCCAATGCCCAGATCGGCGCGGCGCGCGCTGCGCTGTTCCCGCGCATTTCGCTGACGGGCCTTGCGGGGCTGGCGAGCAGCGCGCTGACTAGCCTGTTCACCGGCGGGGCGTTCGCCTGGAGCGCGGGCGCGAACGTCAGCTACACGATTTTCCAGGCCGGCGCCGGACGCGCCAACGTGCGCTTGACCGAAGCGCAGCGCAATGCGGCGGTCGCGACCTATCAGAAAGCCGTGCAGACCGCGTTCCGCGAAGTCGCCGATGCGCTCGCGCGGCGCGGCACGCTTAACGACGAAATTTCCGCGCGGCAGCGGCAGCGGATCGCGGCGAGCGATACCTATTTGCTGACCGAAGCGCGGTATCGCGCGGGGATCGACAACTTCCTCGCCAGCCTCGACGCGCAGCGCTCCTTCTACTCGGCGCAGCGCGCGCTGGTGCAGACCCAGCTGACCGCAGCGCAGAACAGCGTCGATTTGTACGAAGCGCTCGGCGGCGATGCCTTGCTTCAGTCGGCGCCCGCGGGCTGA
- a CDS encoding efflux RND transporter permease subunit codes for MSRLFIDRPIFAWVIAIIIMMMGAGAIVSLPVAQYPDVAPTQINVRASYPGASAETLENSVTQVLERQLTGIDGLLYFSSSSTARGQVSINATFDKAVDADIAQVQVNNRVQQAVARLPAQVQQQGVTVTKSSPDFLMIVGVYDETDKSTNFDVSDWLTSNLQDDLSRTDGVGDVNVFGAPYAMRIWLDPQKLSSFQLMPSDVISAITAQNTEIAAGEVGGMPQPQGQMINATVTAQSRMQTPEQFRNIIVKSDPSGARVLLGDVARVELGAENYSVRTRVNGHPGAGMGIFLEPGANALRTAELVKAKVEAIAPNMPAGYNYAYANDTTNFIKLSIEEVVKTLLEAIVLVVIVMFVFLQSWRATLIPFVAVPVVLLGTFAILYMLGFSINTMTLFGLVLATGLLVDDAIVVVENVERLMHENPGMSPREATIQSMSQIQTALVAIALILSAVFLPMIFFGGSSGVIYRQFAATIVSAMVLSVFVALTLSPAIAANLLKPTHAGVDETWFGRKAPRAAHIVEKARNKFNSGFDRLVNWYVGTVGKAVDRKWLFLAVYAAICALLIFLFWRLPTGFLPSEDQGAAQVQFRLPSGATMTRTAQVQETVESYFLRGPEKDNVRTYFTVAGGGQGAAGQNSGQAFINLADYDKRKGEENSAPAIVERASAAFRGLRDAQVFTLVPGAIRGLGQSGGFQVQLQNTGGLSPQEFQAVRDKFLAEASGDPRLTSVRPSELPDVASLKVDIDQQRLAALGLSPNDVNNTLSSAWGGRYVNDFIDRGRVKRVYVQSDAQYRAAPSDIDQWFVRNNRGEMVPFSSFARTEWTTTPTSVARFGGYPAYEIQGQGADGVSSGEAMDIVEEKASKYPGVAVAWSGQSYQERQSSGQAPLLYAVSLIVIFLCLAALYESWSIPVAVLLVIPLGLVGSILAVTLRGLENDVYLQVGLITTMGLSAKNAILMVEFAERAERQGKGVLESAIEAARIRLRPILMTSFAFIFGVLPLALATGAGANSRLAIGTAVIGGMLTATILAVFYIPLFFVLVRRGVRDGAKYVRERFRQRRPAQA; via the coding sequence ATGTCGCGGCTGTTCATCGATCGCCCGATTTTCGCCTGGGTGATCGCCATCATCATCATGATGATGGGCGCGGGCGCGATCGTCAGCCTGCCGGTCGCGCAATATCCCGACGTCGCGCCGACCCAGATCAACGTCCGCGCAAGCTATCCCGGCGCGTCGGCGGAAACGCTCGAGAATAGCGTGACCCAGGTGCTTGAGCGCCAGCTGACGGGCATCGACGGGCTGCTCTATTTCTCATCCTCGTCGACGGCGCGCGGGCAGGTCAGCATCAACGCGACCTTCGACAAGGCGGTCGATGCCGACATCGCGCAGGTGCAGGTCAACAATCGCGTCCAGCAAGCGGTGGCGCGCCTGCCCGCCCAGGTGCAGCAGCAGGGCGTCACGGTGACCAAAAGCTCGCCCGACTTCCTGATGATTGTCGGCGTCTATGACGAGACCGATAAGAGCACCAACTTCGACGTTTCCGATTGGCTGACGTCCAATTTGCAGGACGATCTGTCGCGCACCGACGGCGTCGGCGACGTCAACGTTTTCGGCGCGCCCTATGCGATGCGCATCTGGCTCGATCCGCAAAAGCTGTCGAGCTTCCAGCTGATGCCGAGCGACGTGATCTCCGCAATCACTGCCCAGAATACGGAAATCGCCGCCGGCGAAGTCGGCGGGATGCCGCAGCCGCAAGGGCAGATGATCAATGCGACGGTGACTGCCCAGTCGCGGATGCAGACGCCCGAGCAATTCCGCAACATCATCGTCAAGTCGGACCCGTCGGGTGCGCGCGTGCTGCTGGGCGACGTTGCCCGGGTCGAACTTGGCGCGGAAAATTACTCGGTCCGCACGCGGGTCAACGGCCATCCCGGCGCGGGCATGGGCATTTTCCTCGAACCCGGCGCAAACGCCTTGCGCACCGCCGAACTGGTCAAGGCGAAGGTCGAAGCGATCGCGCCCAACATGCCGGCGGGGTATAATTACGCCTACGCCAACGACACCACCAACTTCATCAAGCTGTCGATCGAGGAAGTAGTGAAGACGCTGCTCGAGGCGATCGTGCTGGTCGTCATCGTGATGTTCGTCTTCCTGCAAAGCTGGCGCGCGACCTTGATCCCGTTCGTCGCCGTGCCGGTGGTGCTGCTGGGGACATTCGCGATCCTCTACATGCTCGGCTTTTCGATCAACACCATGACCTTGTTCGGGCTGGTGCTGGCGACCGGCCTGCTGGTCGACGACGCCATTGTCGTGGTCGAGAATGTCGAGCGGCTGATGCACGAGAATCCGGGCATGTCGCCGCGCGAAGCGACGATCCAGTCGATGAGCCAGATCCAGACGGCGCTAGTGGCGATTGCACTGATCCTGTCGGCAGTATTCCTGCCGATGATCTTCTTCGGTGGGTCGAGCGGCGTCATCTACCGCCAATTCGCCGCGACCATCGTGTCGGCGATGGTGCTGTCGGTGTTCGTCGCGCTGACCCTGAGCCCGGCGATCGCGGCCAACCTCCTCAAGCCGACGCATGCCGGCGTCGATGAGACGTGGTTCGGACGCAAGGCGCCGCGCGCCGCTCACATCGTCGAAAAGGCCCGCAACAAATTCAATTCCGGGTTCGATCGGCTGGTCAACTGGTACGTTGGCACGGTCGGCAAGGCGGTCGATCGAAAGTGGCTGTTCCTGGCGGTCTACGCAGCGATTTGCGCATTGCTTATTTTCCTGTTCTGGCGCCTTCCGACCGGCTTCCTGCCGAGCGAAGACCAGGGTGCGGCGCAGGTCCAGTTCCGCCTGCCGTCGGGGGCGACGATGACGCGGACCGCGCAAGTGCAGGAAACGGTCGAAAGCTATTTCCTGCGCGGTCCGGAAAAGGACAATGTGCGGACCTATTTCACCGTCGCCGGCGGTGGCCAGGGCGCGGCCGGCCAGAATAGCGGCCAGGCATTCATCAACCTTGCCGATTACGACAAGCGCAAGGGCGAGGAGAATAGCGCGCCGGCCATCGTCGAGCGTGCATCGGCGGCGTTCCGCGGGCTTCGCGATGCGCAGGTGTTCACGCTTGTGCCCGGCGCGATCCGCGGGCTCGGCCAGTCGGGCGGTTTCCAGGTCCAGCTCCAGAATACCGGCGGCCTCAGCCCGCAAGAATTCCAGGCCGTGCGCGACAAATTCCTCGCCGAAGCGTCGGGCGATCCGCGCCTCACCTCGGTCCGGCCGAGCGAATTGCCCGATGTTGCCAGCCTCAAGGTCGATATCGACCAGCAGCGGCTGGCCGCGCTTGGACTAAGCCCGAACGACGTCAACAACACGCTGTCGTCAGCCTGGGGCGGTCGCTACGTCAACGACTTCATCGACCGCGGCCGAGTCAAGCGCGTGTACGTGCAATCGGACGCGCAATATCGCGCCGCGCCGAGCGACATCGACCAGTGGTTCGTGCGCAACAACCGGGGCGAGATGGTGCCGTTCTCCTCTTTCGCGCGGACCGAATGGACGACGACGCCGACCAGCGTCGCGCGCTTTGGCGGCTATCCCGCTTACGAAATCCAGGGCCAGGGCGCCGACGGGGTCAGCTCGGGCGAAGCGATGGACATCGTCGAGGAGAAAGCGTCCAAATATCCCGGCGTCGCGGTCGCCTGGTCGGGCCAATCCTACCAGGAGCGTCAATCGTCGGGCCAGGCGCCCCTGCTTTACGCGGTCTCGCTGATCGTCATCTTCCTGTGCCTAGCCGCGCTTTACGAAAGCTGGTCGATTCCGGTCGCCGTACTGCTGGTGATCCCACTTGGGCTGGTCGGGTCGATCCTGGCGGTGACGCTGCGCGGGCTGGAGAATGACGTTTACCTTCAGGTCGGACTGATCACGACCATGGGTCTATCGGCAAAGAATGCGATCCTCATGGTCGAATTCGCCGAGCGCGCCGAGCGGCAGGGCAAGGGCGTGCTCGAATCCGCGATCGAAGCGGCGCGGATCCGTCTGCGGCCGATCCTGATGACCAGCTTCGCGTTCATTTTCGGCGTGCTTCCGCTGGCACTGGCGACCGGCGCGGGCGCGAACAGCCGCCTCGCAATCGGCACCGCGGTGATCGGCGGCATGCTGACCGCCACGATCCTGGCGGTCTTCTACATCCCGCTGTTCTTCGTGCTCGTGCGGCGCGGCGTGCGCGATGGCGCGAAGTACGTCCGTGAACGCTTCCGCCAGCGGCGGCCGGCGCAAGCATGA
- a CDS encoding efflux RND transporter periplasmic adaptor subunit encodes MILQDERRTPKRRPFRNLLAVASAAVLLASCGGGEEAEAGGPGGRGGPRGPTQVGFVVVKPGSAAIQQSLPGRVAAYQVSEVRPQVSGVILRRLFREGSFVRQGQTLYQIDPSVYNAQAAQAQAALQSSRATAEAARTRASRYRPLAEMEAISKQEYTDALAQARQADAAVAQSAAALRSAQIDQRFTRVPAPISGRISLSNFTEGALVTANQADALATIARLDPVFVDIQQSAADLLNLRQALARGGTAPTTAQVRLKLPDGSYYGYSGTVEFSQVLVNQETGTVTLRARFANPQSLLLPGMFVTAEFAQAVNTAAFLVPQQAVTRDPRGNATLFVVGPGNRAVQRVVVADRTQGTNWVVTQGLAPGERVITQGLNNLRDGAEIRPVPASAPQRLRPPGVGAAGANANRTGR; translated from the coding sequence ATGATTTTGCAGGACGAGCGCCGCACTCCCAAGCGCCGCCCTTTCCGAAACTTGCTTGCAGTCGCCTCGGCGGCTGTCCTTCTCGCATCCTGCGGCGGCGGGGAGGAGGCCGAAGCCGGCGGTCCGGGCGGGCGCGGCGGTCCGCGCGGCCCGACGCAGGTCGGCTTCGTGGTCGTCAAGCCCGGCAGTGCGGCGATCCAGCAGTCGCTCCCCGGCCGCGTTGCCGCCTACCAGGTGTCCGAAGTGCGACCCCAGGTTTCGGGCGTGATTCTGCGCCGCCTGTTCCGCGAAGGCTCATTTGTGCGGCAGGGCCAGACGCTCTATCAGATCGACCCTAGCGTCTATAATGCCCAGGCCGCGCAGGCGCAGGCCGCGCTGCAAAGCTCCCGCGCTACTGCGGAAGCGGCGCGGACGCGCGCCTCGCGCTATCGCCCGCTGGCGGAGATGGAGGCGATCTCCAAGCAGGAATATACCGATGCGCTGGCGCAGGCGCGCCAGGCCGACGCCGCCGTCGCACAAAGCGCCGCGGCACTGCGGTCGGCGCAGATCGACCAGCGTTTCACGCGCGTTCCCGCTCCGATCAGCGGGCGCATCAGCCTGTCCAACTTTACCGAGGGCGCATTGGTCACCGCCAACCAGGCCGATGCGCTGGCGACGATCGCCCGACTCGACCCCGTGTTCGTCGACATCCAGCAATCGGCTGCCGACCTGCTTAACCTGCGCCAGGCCCTGGCGCGGGGCGGCACGGCGCCGACCACCGCGCAGGTGCGGCTCAAGCTGCCCGACGGATCCTATTACGGCTATTCGGGCACGGTCGAGTTCAGCCAGGTGCTGGTCAACCAGGAAACGGGCACTGTGACCTTGCGCGCGCGCTTCGCCAATCCGCAGTCGCTGCTGCTGCCCGGCATGTTCGTGACGGCGGAGTTCGCGCAGGCGGTCAACACTGCGGCCTTCCTGGTCCCGCAGCAGGCGGTGACGCGCGATCCCAGGGGCAATGCGACGCTGTTCGTCGTCGGGCCCGGCAACCGGGCGGTGCAGCGCGTGGTCGTCGCCGACCGCACGCAAGGCACCAACTGGGTCGTGACCCAGGGCTTGGCGCCTGGCGAACGGGTCATTACGCAAGGGTTGAACAATCTACGCGACGGCGCGGAAATCCGCCCTGTCCCGGCGAGCGCGCCGCAGCGGCTGCGTCCGCCCGGTGTCGGCGCCGCGGGCGCAAACGCCAACCGAACAGGCCGCTAG
- a CDS encoding sterol desaturase family protein has protein sequence MSVAAGILLFLGTILLMEVVANVTHRWVMHGPGWFLHRSHHRHREGMFEANDLYAVIFAVPSIALLYGGVQLDWGDWATWVGAGIAAYGAIYFGFHDVIVHQRLSHRYVPRSPYMKRIVQAHRLHHATENKHGSVSFGFLWAPPPEVLKRQLAESEQARIRAPRR, from the coding sequence ATGAGCGTTGCCGCCGGTATCCTGTTGTTTTTGGGAACAATTCTCCTGATGGAGGTTGTTGCTAACGTCACTCATCGCTGGGTCATGCACGGCCCCGGCTGGTTCCTCCACCGCAGTCATCATCGCCATCGCGAGGGCATGTTCGAGGCCAATGACCTCTATGCCGTCATCTTCGCCGTCCCTTCGATCGCTCTGCTGTACGGCGGCGTCCAGCTCGACTGGGGGGATTGGGCGACATGGGTCGGGGCCGGCATCGCCGCCTATGGCGCGATTTACTTCGGGTTCCACGACGTCATCGTCCATCAGCGGCTGTCGCACCGCTACGTCCCGCGCTCGCCGTACATGAAGCGGATTGTCCAGGCGCACCGGCTCCATCACGCGACCGAAAACAAGCATGGATCGGTCAGCTTCGGTTTCCTCTGGGCGCCGCCGCCCGAGGTGCTCAAGCGCCAGCTGGCCGAAAGCGAGCAGGCGCGGATTCGCGCGCCGCGGCGCTAG